The genome window CAGCCCACGATCCGGCGAGCAAACAGATCCAGCACCGCCGCGAAATACATCCAGCGCTTGCCGACCTTGATGTACGTCACATCGCCACACCACACCTGGTTGATCGCCGTGACATCAAACTTGCGCTTGAGCACGTGCGGCGCCACCAACGCTTCCACGCCGGAAGATTTGTACTTGTGCCGCCGGCGCTGACGACTGGCAACACCGGCTTCGCGCATCAAGCTGCGAGCCATATGCCGCCCGACACGATGTCCCTTTGCTTGCAGCTCCTTGGAAAGGGTGCGAGACCCCGCGGATGCTCTGGACTCCTTGTGATGCTCGACCAGCACGGCTTTAAGTTTCTCCCGCTCGGGCTTCACTTTGCCTTGGCGCTGACGCCAGGCGTAAAAGCTGCTGCGGTTGACTCCAAACGCCCGACAGCAATTGTTAACGCCGTACTGCTCGTCCAGCTCATTGATCAACGAGAATGATCTTTGGAGTCCAAAAGCAGGAGAGCACTGGCCTTTTTTAGGATTTCAATGTCCAGGTCTTTTTGCCTGAGCAACGCTTTGAGCTGCTGAATTTCACGCTGATCAGCGGTAATCGCCTTGGCGCCCACCGGGGTCGAACCCAAGCGTTCCTTGCGAACCTGATCGACCCAGCGGCGAAGCGCCGTGGGCCCAATATCCAGGCTGGCGCAGACTTCGGGAACCGACTGTCCCTCGTCCAGCACCATGCTGGCCGCCTTGAGTTTGAACTCACTGGAGTAAGATTTACGCATAACCAAAACACCTCAGATTTGGGCGCCATCATAGCGCCCGATTGAAGTGTCCAAAATCATTAGGCCAGTTCAAGCTTGCTCGCGATGCAGACACCGCGTTTTTCAGGTAGGTCGCGTCATCGTTCATCGCGAGCAAGCTTTGCTCCCACAGGGGTTCGGTGCCCTGGACAACGCGCTCCCGCTCAAGCTTAGGCTTTATCTCGCCGATCGAACGACTGATTGCCAATCATGGTCCACACTTGGAACCTCATCAGCCGGAGTGTGTTCCATGTCTGACCGTTATATCGACTTCGCCAATTCGCCCATTGGCCGGCGCATGGTCGGGTCCCTCGGCCTGCCATCGCCGGTACGCCTGGAACGCTGGCAGGCCGGGCGGCTACGGCCGATCGAAGGCGCCCTGCTGCTGGGCGGCGGGCCGTTGACCGAACAGATCGGCACGTTCGCCAAGCGCCTGACCGACACCATTTTCATCTACGGCGGCGAACCAACCGTGGCCACCGAGTGGATCCCCGGCCATGGCCCGAAAATCAAGGCAGTGGTGTACGACGCCAGCCATTTGGTGCAGACCGACCAGCTCAAGCAGTTGCGGGAATTTTTCCAGCCGCTGATGAAGAACCTCGACCACA of Pseudomonas fluorescens contains these proteins:
- a CDS encoding IS3 family transposase, with protein sequence MINELDEQYGVNNCCRAFGVNRSSFYAWRQRQGKVKPEREKLKAVLVEHHKESRASAGSRTLSKELQAKGHRVGRHMARSLMREAGVASRQRRRHKYKSSGVEALVAPHVLKRKFDVTAINQVWCGDVTYIKVGKRWMYFAAVLDLFARRIVGWSFSMISDASLTCEALRMAVQLRGCPKEVLFHSDQGCQYTSHKFRNEMRKHGLLQSMSRKGECWDNAPMERFFGSLKSEWVPEDGYSSEHEARVDVQRYVMRYNNVRLHSYNDYRSPVAMEKLAA
- a CDS encoding transposase gives rise to the protein MVLDEGQSVPEVCASLDIGPTALRRWVDQVRKERLGSTPVGAKAITADQREIQQLKALLRQKDLDIEILKKASALLLLDSKDHSR